In one Lolium rigidum isolate FL_2022 chromosome 3, APGP_CSIRO_Lrig_0.1, whole genome shotgun sequence genomic region, the following are encoded:
- the LOC124702971 gene encoding 60S ribosomal protein L5-1 has protein sequence MVFVKNQKTRAYSKRFQVKFKRRRQGKTDYRARLRLTNQDKNKYNTPKYRFVVRFTNKDVTAQIVYATIAGDIVMAAAYSHELPRYGLTVGLTNYAAAYCTGLLLARRILKYRDLDAEYEGNVEATGEDFSVEPAGERRPFRALLDVGLLRTTTGNRVFGALKGALDGGLDIPHSDKRFAGFKKDEKQLDAEVHRKYIYGGHVADYMRSLAEEEPEKFQSHFSEYIKKGISADEMEAIYKKVHAAIRADPSMAKSTKEQPKTHKRYNLKKLTYDERKASLVQRLNALNSSAAADVDDDEDDE, from the exons ATG GTGTTCGTCAAGAACCAGAAGACAAGGGCGTACTCCAAGCGTTTCCAAGTCAAGTTCAAAAGAAGGCGAC AGGGTAAGACCGACTACAGGGCCAGGCTGAGACTTACCAACCAGGACAAGAACAAGTACAACACACCCAAGTACCGCTTTGTTGTGCGATTC ACCAACAAGGATGTCACTGCCCAAATCGTGTACGCTACCATCGCTGGTGATATTGTGATGGCTGCTGCCTATTCCCATGAGCTGCCCAGATATGGCCTGACAGTTGGTCTCACCAACTATGCTGCAG CATACTGCACTGGGCTTCTTTTGGCTCGTCGTATACTCAAGTACCGTGATTTGGATGCAGAATATGAGGGCAATGTTGAG GCCACTGGCGAGGACTTCTCTGTTGAGCCAGCTGGTGAGAGGCGGCCTTTCCGTGCTCTATTGGATGTTGGCCTTCTCAGGACCACTACTGGAAACCGTGTCTTCGGTGCTCTAAAG GGAGCTTTGGATGGTGGCCTGGATATTCCTCACAGTGACAAGAGGTTTGCTGGTTTCAAGAAGGACGAGAAGCAGCTTGATGCTGAGGTTCACCGCAAGTACATCTATGGAGGCCATGTTGCAGACTACATGAGG TCACTTGCTGAGGAGGAACCTGAGAAGTTCCAGAGCCACTTCAGTGAGTACATCAAGAAGGGTATTTCGGCTGATGAAATGGAAGCAATTTACAAGAAGGTTCATGCTGCCATTCGCGCTGATCCTTCCATGGCCAAATCAACCAAGGAACAACCCAAGACTCACAAGAG GTATAACCTCAAGAAGCTGACCTACGACGAGAGGAAGGCCAGTCTTGTACAAAGGCTGAACGCTCTCAATTCCTCCGCTGCTGccgatgttgatgatgatgaggatgacgagTGA